TGCGTCTTCTTCTACAATTGGGTGATCAGGCTCAATTAGGAAGAGCAGTTGTCCCCTTGAAACCAGAGTACCTCCGGAAGAATCTACAAATACCTGCCTTACCGTTCCCGGAAATTCTGCCCTAATTGGATTAAACATCTTCATTACCTCTAACAGTCCAAGCACATCATTTTGCTCTACATGTTGCCCAGCCTCCACGTAGGGTGGACTGCTGGGTGTCTCACGAGCATAGAAGGTCCCTCCTGTCCAACTACGTACTTCATCGCTATGAGAAGATGGTGGAGGTGCCAGTGCCTGGGAGTATTGCTTGATCTTTTCAGTATTCTGAAACTCCTTTGGAATGACTGGAACCAGTTCTTCATTACAGCCCCAATCAAAATAGCTGCTGCTGATACCCAATGAGATGGGGATACTCAGCAAGGGAACCAAGCCGACTTGAAAACCAGCATGCGCTGCTTGTACTTCTGACCAGAGCCCGTCGTCAAATCCAACAGGAGCCGTGTTTTCGAGGATTTTCTGCAAAGTGTCCCATTCGGGATAACCCAAGCGATTTCCTAAATCTGCATAAAATCGGAGTCCTTCTTCGAGTACCAGATGATCTTCCTCCCAGATAATTTCACTGGGAGGAAGACCACTTCTTTTCTCCCAATGCAGGTAACGATAAAGTTCGTGCAGCACATGAATCGGGTTCTGACACCACTGAATCTGCTGATCCTGAATTTCCCATCGAGGATTTTGACGTTTGGCAAGCCATCCGGCGAGAAGATGTGGCATGCTCAGCAAACGCCGCAATGGTCTTAGCAGCAGCGTTTGTTTTCTCTCAAAAGCTCTCAGAGCCTCGGGACCTAACTCCTTGATTGATCTGCTCAAATGCTGCCAAGCGAACTCCAAGTCGGTATCTTTCGCACCTAAGCTCAACTTTCCACAGAGTGCAAGGTAGGACTCCACGAAACGCGTGTTTGGCTTTACCATCGAATCCACACCCAACATCCAATACAGAATCCCATAATGAAATGACAGGTTGAGTTGTAAATCTGTTCCCCGCACTTCCATTTCTCTGAGAACACGAGCCATTTGCTCCAGATTTTCTAAACGCGTCCTGCCCCATGTGACAGACAGAGCCACATTAGAATCGTAGGCACCAGCAAGATGATAAGGTTGAAATAAACCGGTATCAGGATTCCGTAATCCAATCCCCTGGTCGTCTCGTAGTTCCCCTTCAATTGGTGTCGACCAAGAGCGTAAAATCCCTCCAGCATGAGGCTGTAATCCTTGGTTGGTAGCATTGATTCGAACCTCCATTCCGGACAGATTTCGGAGTTGACGTTGTGGTTTGGGAAGCACCTGTCCGTAGCAGGCAACCAGGAACATTGCGGCAATCAGTGAATCTACAAGAAAGTTGTCGCCAGGTTTATCTGGGTTAGTAAATTCCAGCCTGTAAGCCATCTCTGTGACTCGATGTTCGACCTGAATTCGGGTGTTTACCTCCATGAAGTAGTGTTGGTCTCCCTCAACAATGCACTCAAAGGTGGATACGTTATCCAGCCCTAGAGCCGTTCCGAAGTCCTGAGCTTGCTTACACATCTCACGTAGTACGACTAGGTCTTGTTGAAGCAGCTCTGCTTGATGGTTTTTGATAACTTCAAGATATTCTGCAATGGTTTGCTCAAGCAACTCTTCGGTAAGTGAAAGTTCAACTAATTTTTGTTCATGCATCTGTAGAGAACAGTCACGACCGCCTAACTCTATGCACCAATGGCCATTACCAATTAACTGGACTTCGTTGTGGCGAGTATCTTCAATGTTCATCTCGATCAGGAAGGTCTTGTTGTCACCTGGACCAGTTACTCGGGCTTCAATCAAGACAGCCCTTACGGCTTCTTCAATCTCTGCTTCACTTTGAATAACCCGTTGACCCTTTCCACCACCACCACCAATATGCTTAAAGCGTAGTCGCCTGCCTGGGTTTTTTGCCCAGATTTCATTACAACAGATGAGAGTTTCTGTCTGCAGTTCTTCTATGCTGAACAGATCAATCCGGCGCTTGTAGGAAGCCTGAAGTACTCGCTCAGCTTGATCCAATATTTCTGAGGTGAGGTGCCAATCTTTTGGTACAGGAAGTTGATGTCGATCAATCAGGTTTTTAAGAAATTGAGAAGGGTCTTTGCCACCAGTTTTTTTCAAAAGAGTACGTGCAGTGATTCGATCTTCACCCGGAGTTACCGATACGTTTAGCTTACGGGCCAATTGTTTGGCTTCATCTTTAGAGCCTGCCTGCTGAATCACCCTTGCACTGGGGCCAACAAAGCAAATATTCGCTTCTTCGATTTGCTTTACGAAGTCACCGTCCTCAGCCATGAAACCATAGCCTGCAAAGAGGTGGGTGTAGTTGTGCTGTTTGCAGAGACGAAGAATTTTATCAATGCATTGTTGTCGTTCCTCTCGTGACGAGCCAACATAATCATGGATATGGTGGACTTGCTCATGACGATTGGCGAGGAAACGCAGTTCAGGAGCAAGAGTTTGGGGATACGTGATACTGTCTTTTTCAGAGAGAAGAATGCCGTATCGTGCCCCCAGTTCCTCCAAGACTTGCATGACTTCAAGGCGAATGGGGCCGCGGCAGACAATGAGGCATTTTACGCCCTTAAAACAAAATTGCTGTTGCCACGGGCTTGCAGGATTGAACGAAAGTGCTTTCATGAGAATTCAGAAACCAGAAGGAAATGAACAAAAAAGTTTTCAAAAATGATTCAATTTGGAAAAATTTGGGGCAGAATAGAGGGCTTTGTGGTAGGAAACAAGGTAATTGCCTTTAGATTCCTCGCCCCAACATCAAGACATTGGAATCAAAATTCAATGTGATCTCAAGCAAAGGAGACCGTGTACGAAACTGCTGATATCCGAAAAGGATTGAGAATAGAATTGGATAGCGAACCCTACGCCATCATCGAATTTCAGTTTGTGAAGCCGGGTAAAGGAAATGCATTTACGAGGACTCGAATTCGCAATCTAATCAATGGTTCGGTATTAGATCGAACCTTTAAGACAGGTGAGAAATTAAAGC
The window above is part of the SAR324 cluster bacterium genome. Proteins encoded here:
- a CDS encoding biotin carboxylase N-terminal domain-containing protein, yielding MKALSFNPASPWQQQFCFKGVKCLIVCRGPIRLEVMQVLEELGARYGILLSEKDSITYPQTLAPELRFLANRHEQVHHIHDYVGSSREERQQCIDKILRLCKQHNYTHLFAGYGFMAEDGDFVKQIEEANICFVGPSARVIQQAGSKDEAKQLARKLNVSVTPGEDRITARTLLKKTGGKDPSQFLKNLIDRHQLPVPKDWHLTSEILDQAERVLQASYKRRIDLFSIEELQTETLICCNEIWAKNPGRRLRFKHIGGGGGKGQRVIQSEAEIEEAVRAVLIEARVTGPGDNKTFLIEMNIEDTRHNEVQLIGNGHWCIELGGRDCSLQMHEQKLVELSLTEELLEQTIAEYLEVIKNHQAELLQQDLVVLREMCKQAQDFGTALGLDNVSTFECIVEGDQHYFMEVNTRIQVEHRVTEMAYRLEFTNPDKPGDNFLVDSLIAAMFLVACYGQVLPKPQRQLRNLSGMEVRINATNQGLQPHAGGILRSWSTPIEGELRDDQGIGLRNPDTGLFQPYHLAGAYDSNVALSVTWGRTRLENLEQMARVLREMEVRGTDLQLNLSFHYGILYWMLGVDSMVKPNTRFVESYLALCGKLSLGAKDTDLEFAWQHLSRSIKELGPEALRAFERKQTLLLRPLRRLLSMPHLLAGWLAKRQNPRWEIQDQQIQWCQNPIHVLHELYRYLHWEKRSGLPPSEIIWEEDHLVLEEGLRFYADLGNRLGYPEWDTLQKILENTAPVGFDDGLWSEVQAAHAGFQVGLVPLLSIPISLGISSSYFDWGCNEELVPVIPKEFQNTEKIKQYSQALAPPPSSHSDEVRSWTGGTFYARETPSSPPYVEAGQHVEQNDVLGLLEVMKMFNPIRAEFPGTVRQVFVDSSGGTLVSRGQLLFLIEPDHPIVEEDATVLAKYRQQVTLKLLAL